Part of the Phocoena phocoena chromosome 8, mPhoPho1.1, whole genome shotgun sequence genome, GGTGGCATGGATCGCAGAGCCCGGCCCAGGACATCGTGTGGTGGTCCTGAGGACACGTCACTAGTGTGCTGGGCACTGACCAGCAGGCCGGGGGCCAGGGTGGGAGCTGTGCCCCGTTGTGGGTCCTCTATTTGGGTTAAAGTGCATAAGACTGCATGCCCAAACCAGTCAGCTTTACTGTGTGacagttcaaaaataaaatgagaacgAAGAAGAGGAACGTTGAAAGCAGAGTGTTCCAGCTGTCACGCAGGCGGGGCGACCACAGTGCCCCGAAGGGGCTGGTCTCTCCGGGCCTGACATCATGAAAACGTTTCCCGTTTTCTAGCTCCGGTGGTTTTTTCTGAGTGTGGCACCCGGGGCCAGTCGCATCCAGCACCAAGCAGGGTGGGGAATCGCTGGGGCCGGTGTCTGACCTCTGGCTGGGGCCCCTCCCAAGCTGGTCCGGGGACCCCAGGGGCTGTTGTGAGGAGAGGGACGATTCATTTGTCCTTCCGCTGAGCATGTCCTCAGATGGTGCCGATGTCCGGGCAGGGGAAGGACGGTCAGCAGGGCCACCCTGTGGTGGGGAGGGCTCTGCATCCCTGCTGGGGGCCGGCAGGGAGCTTGGCAAGCTTCTTGGGGCTTTGTCTGACCAGCTCGGGGGCCTGGTGGGGCAGCCTGGTCTCCCTGCGGGGCCGGCAGTGCCTAGGGGCAGCCTGGGAGCAGGCGTGGCAGGGAGGGCTCTGCTGAGGTGGCACTGCAAGTGTAGTCTgcctgctagtgggtggggtggggctgggtgggaggaGCAGGGGTGGCAGTGGGCGGGGCCTGATACCCAGTGGCAGTCAGGGCTGTGTCCCCTTGTCCACTGAAGGTTGGCCTTTTTCCTGGTGGCCTGTCCATTTGTGTGTGGGCTGTTTTCCCTGTCTTGCAGCCTGacccccacccagccctgccaggGGCACAAATAAGCTAACCGGTCCTGGGGGCGGGGAAGAGCCTTGGTTCCTGCTAGAGGCAGTGCGGGGCAGGGGTGCGGCAGGCAGCAGGGCTGCCTTGAGGTCACGTGGGCAGGCCGTGCCTTTCTGTTTTGGCTGGAGTCAGGCTGGCCACGGGAGATGGGGACCTGCTGTCCTGACGACAGGCCTGGCAAGGTGGTGGAGGTGGGTGAGCCCACGTGGCTGTCACCCTGGGGAAATCAGGAAATCAGGGCAGGGTGCTCAGAGCCAGCCTGGGGTGCTGGCCTGGGATAAGGTGGGATGGTGAGGTGTTGGGGGAACCTGGTCTAAGCCAGTTCTGAAGCCAAGTAACGTCATCTAAATAGGGGCGGGGATGCCGGGCGGAGGTCTCCATGAAGACCtgctggctggggcaggggtgtggCAGGGTTGGCGGCTAGGCCACGGAAGGGGGTGCTCTGGTCACTCGCTCGCTCACTGACAGATGCAGCCTGTGTCCCCCCAGCCCCCCTGTGGGCTCTGGTGCAGCTCTTGGCGAGCCAGCCTTAAGGTACAGGGCCTGCTGTTGGGAAGACTGGAGCCCTTGGTGGGAGGGATGCTGGTGGCTGCAGGGGGAGCCCACCAGGGGTTTGTGTTTGTTCTGCTGGAGGATAGGTCATGTTTACATGAGCTAGGAGACGCGCTTGGTTTCACGGCTGGGCTTACGCAGTGAGAAGAAAACCCAGGTGTCCACACCCCGAACACCCTGGCCCAGTCCAGCCTGAGGACTGTCTGCCCTACACCCACCCCCGTGTACGGGGCAGGTTGAGGTCTTCGGGGGGCATCCAGGGGCCAGACTCCCATGTACAGAGGCCTCCTCACCACCCGGCCCAGGGCAAAGGTTTGGCCTCTACTGGTGGCAGCAGGGACGCTACTGAGGCTCGAGGCCCAGCTGACAAGTCACAGCAGGGCCTCCGGGGAGGGAGAGGCACAGAGCGGGCACCTCTAACATGATGTGTAAAACAACACGCGTTCCTGTGAGAGAATGAAGCCTGAGGCCACGTGTAGAGCAGAAGGTGCGCGTTGGTTTCCTGATGCTGTGCACAGCCAGCTCTCCTGGCCGCGGGCGTCACCGCCCCCCTCTGTCCCCACAGACAGTACTACTGGTATGATGAGCGGGGCAAGAAGGTGAAGTGCACGGCCCCCCAGTACGTCGACTTTGTCATGAGCTCCGTGCAGAAGCTGGTGACCGACGAGGACGTGTTCCCCACAAAATACGGTGcgtggcccctcccaccccaggctctgGGACCTGCGACCTCCACTACCCCGCCTCCCCTCGGGGCCCTCGGGGTCCCCTTGCCGGGGAGGGGGGGCGCTTGCAGCTGTCGAGCGGCACCCACAGCTGTGTACAGCCCTGCGCAGGCCCGGCGGGGTCCCAGACCCATCCTGAGCTGCCGAGGGCAGCACCTGGCCGACAGGAGGTGCCCGTCTCCCGGGTCCCCCCTCCTCTGCGGCCCAGGCCACAGAGAGCGCCCTGGGCGCCTGTCCCGGCTTTAGGCCACGCGCGGCGGGGTCGCGGGCCCCTCGTCACAGAGGCACCCAGTACAGCTCGGCGAGCAGCCACCCTCGCGGCCCCGCCCCGGGTGCTGGGTCCCTCAGGTGTTGCGGTGGGCGGCTCCGTGAGGGCTGCGGGGTCGGGGGGCGGCGCCCTGGGGCCAGGGCGGGCTGACGGCCCCCTCCCCGCAGGCCGCGAGTTCCCCAGCTCCTTCGAGTCCCTGGTGAAGAAGATCTGCAAGTACCTGTTCCACGTGCTGGCGCACATCTACTCGTCGCACTTCAAGGAGACCCTGGCGCTCGAGCTGCACGGACACTTGAACACGCTCTACGTGCATTTCATCCTCTTCGCCCGCGAGTTCAACCTGCTCGACCCCAAAGAGACGGCGGTCATGGACGACCTGACGGAGGTGCtgtgcggcggcggcggcggcgggggccgcgggggcggggacggggcgggcggggcggcggGCGCACAGAACCACGTGAAGGAGAGGTGAGCCCGGCCGCCCGCGTGCGGAGAGGCGGCGCGCGGAGTGTGGGCGCGGGCGCTCTGCGCCGCCGGCACCGAGGACTTTGGGACTCCGCTCGTCTGCTCAGCAGGCACTTCGGGACCGCCCCCGTCCAAGTCCCCTTCTGTGGGTCCGTCTCTCCCGGTCTTCTGCGCCTGCCCCGCCACCCGGCTCGGCCTCCGGGGAGACGCGCGACAGGCAGGGCTCCTTCCCCCGAGGTGGGGACCGCAGGCTTCGCTTCCACCGTGTTTCGTCTTGGATAGGGCTGGGGGtggccttctcctcctctctcccgcTTGGTCTGGACCTCGGCTGTTGGTGGCTCAGggcgggtggggagggggaggccgcAGAGCACCGAGCTGCGGCCCTGCCTCCCTGCGCTGCCCCCGCTGCCCAGGAGGGGCCCCCTGGGCTGGCTGGCTCGGATCCCGGTGCCCTGGCGGGCggccaggggcagggggagagccTGGCTTCCCTGTGCGGGTGTAATAAAAAGACTTCTCTCAGGTCAGCGCCTGCGTGTGTCCTCAGCGTCTCGGTGCCCTCTGGTCTGGCCACACACCCCGCCCCTCTGCGCCCCTGGGGCAGCGCCCTCCCCTGCAGCCTGGGCGGTGGAGCCCTCTCACTGACCAAGGCTGTGCTGGCCAGGGGCAGGTGCCACCCTTCCTGCAGGGCCGACCACAGGCTCCCCCGCTGAACGTGTCTGCGGGGGACGGGGGCCGTGCTTTGTGTCTTGAGTCTCCAGGGGCCCTTGACCACTCACTCCCTGTGCTGTGCCCTCTCCACGCAGGCGGCAGGGACCCTAGAGTGTGGGCTGGAGTCGGCTGGGGGTGCTTCCCAGCCAGCCCGCCCGTCCCAGGGGCTCTGCTGCAGGGACCACCTCTGGACAGGGCAGCACTGCCTGAGGGGTGGGCATAGGGAGAGCTCGAGAGAGGGGTGTGTGCCTGCAGCGCAGGCTGGGCAGGGTAGCCATGGCGCGAACAGCCCTGGAGCTTGTCCAGCCCCCtgtgggcagaggtgaggggctTCTGTAGGGCCCTGTCCCCCGACCCTGTACCTTGCATCTTATGCCTGTTCTACCATCGTATTTTGGAAGTAGGTAACTTTCCTAGGTCCACAGGTTCAACATGGAAAGGAATTTTGTGCTAGGATGGATCAAAGTCTCACTTTTACCTGATGCAGATGATTTCGATGAGATTTGGGGTTTGACTTGAAACCATAATGGGTTGAGACTTTTGGAGACCTCAGGAACGGGGGTGTTTTACACGTGAGGTAGATGTGGGACTTGCTAGAGGGCAGTCTGCGGTAAGCAGAAAAATGCGCACCTCCCCCCGCCAAAAGAAAGGGTCCACAGCCAAATGCCTGGAAACTGTCAACATGTTACCTTCCGTAGCAAAGGGGGCATGAAGCTGCAGGTGGAAGTAAGGTTGCTAATCATCTGaacttgagatggagagattatctgGGCCCAGTATAATCACAAGATTCCTCAAAACTGGGAGGGGGCGGCaggagagggagaagcagagagatggcAGGGTGAGAAGGGCTCATCtgatgttgctggctttgaagaccgAGGAAGGGGCTGCGAGCCAGGGGCGCAGGCGGCctcaagaagctggaaaagacaaggaaatggatttcCCCAGGGCCTCCAGGAGGAAcgcagccctgccagcaccttgactgTAGCCGGTGAGACCCATTTCAGTGAGACCCAGTTCTCGACCTCCAGATCTTAAGGTGGCACGTTGTGTGCTTTAAGCCACTTGGTGTTTGGTAACTTGTCACAGCAGCGGCAGGAGACTCATACGCCTGTGAGACGGGCCATGGGACTCTCACAGGGTCATTTTGAGGGCCCACAGAGATGATCCACTTCACCCAGGGCCTGACTCCAAGGATGAGTGTGACAGACGGCAGTGCTTGGGCTTGTGACTAACAGCATAGACCCCGCAATCCCACCTGAGGCCCCGAGGCCGGCACTTGGCTCCCCTCCCTCGTGTGTGTCCGTCTCTGCTGCCCTCCTCCTCCGCAGACGTCCCTGCCTGGAGCTCACACAGGTTTTCTCTCCTCCTGGTCCCGGCCACTGTCTGCTCCCTGCCAGAGCCCCCACCCCTTGCTGGGTCACACCGAGGACCTGGGCTGGTGGTGGGGAGCGGCGTGGGCCCAGGAAAGGCGAAGTGTGACGGGGGAGCAGAGTGGACTTGGTGGCCGGGGGCGAGGGCAGGAGGAGTGGGCACTGAAGCCCGGGGAGAGGGGCGGGCAGGATGAGGCCAGCCCGCCTCCAGCAGCGCGCTCCCTGGGGCAGCCTCATGATGCCAGGAATCGCTCCGTCTCGCAGCCGGGGAGCCTGGGGCCCTCTGCCGCAGCTGTCCGCTGAGAGCATGGACAGAGGCTAGGGCGGGCTCCTGGCAGAGCGGAATGAGGGCTGGGCCGCTGTTTACACACCCCGTCCCTGGTGTGTGCCCCCGCCCACTCTGCCTCTGCCACCCGGTAGCACTCAGAGCCCCTGTGGGGACGCGGGTCAGactgtctccccccacccccatccgtgATTGCTTTGGCGAGCACACCACGTTGTTTGTTCACCGGGAACCCAGCTCCCAGGCCAGTCGGGCTGGCTACCTGAGAGTGGGGCCTGAGAAGTCATCCTCTCACCACCgtatcctttttgtttttcacaagTACCCATTTAAGTGTCTACTTCATAGAAATGGTGTGAGGACCATTCGGCTTAATGCCCAGCGTAAAGTGCTCAGAACGTATCTGGCACGTAGCGAGTCCTCATGTGTTgggttttatttcatattttagtaAGTATGTGACACTAACAGTTTTTGAGCCTGCTTTGGTTCAGATAGTGGGATCGCAGGAAAGTGGCCCCTTCCCGCTAAAGGAGTGCGGTGCTGGGCATACGGAAAGCTGGCCGTCTGCTGGGTGTACTGTGGTATTTCCCTTTGGGGACTCCATCGTGTGCCCGCTGAGGTTGACACATCAGACTGCAAACGTTGAGAGGGCCAagtgggagaagaggaggaggcctGTGCGTGTCAGCGGCTCTTTCAGTAAAGCACACGCAGAACCACAGGTCAAGGAACCCTGGTGGCTTGGCCAGGAGCCACGTAACCATGTTCCCTGCCTAGACGTAGCAACCAAACCCCCTCCTTCAACTTGGCTTTTAAGCTAAAGTTAATAGGACACCATGCAGTCCAGAGACAGCAACAGGACCTGGTCCCAGAGTACCTTCTGAGGCTTCCCGCAAAGGTGGGGTGCTGTGTCCGGGGCTGGGCAAAGGAGGGCCCCAGCTCCATGTCAGCAGACCCTCATTCGTGTCCTGGGCCTTGTGCCCTTCCAGCAGAGCTCCTGAGCTCACAACTAAGCCAGTGAAGCACGGCACGCTGCTGGCGCTCTCCAGCAAGGGGGTGTACGAGGCAAGAGCGTGAACTCTTTAGGGCCGATCTGTCCGCCCTCAGGGACGGATGGCAAGGGTGGAAACAGTGtcacgtggggctgggaggctactaccggcatctagtgggtagaggccgtGGATGACGCTGACATTCTGCCACGGGCAGGACGGTCCCCACCACAGAGAACCACGCAGCCCCAAGGTCGGTAGTGCTGCGGTGGTGTAGACGGCTGGGTGCAGAGTGGCCAGGCCACACCCGATCCCCTCCACGCGTGGGGGAGGAGGTGCACGCGTGAGAGGCTGGGGGAGGCCTCCGAGAGCGCTGTGGTCTCTGCTGGGACCCTTCGTCGGGCTGCTGCTCGTCCCTCCACAGGGCCGCGTGGTGACTGCCAGGTGCTGCCCTCAAGACGTGCGGCTGGGTGGTCCGTGGCACTCAGGAGGCTGGACCTGTCCTTCACGCTGCAGCGGCAGAGGGGATGGCTCCCTGGTGCGTGGGCGTGGTGGGCACGGCTGGGACCACACGGTCCTGCCAGCCGCCGTCTCCAGGGGCTGGGCCACGCTCCCCGTCTGCCTCTTCCCATGGAAGGAGTGGAAAGGAGGTTCATCCTCCAGGAAGAAGCCCAGGTGCTGGTCTCGGGCTGAGGTCTCGGGGCGGCAGCAGAGCTGCAGTGGCCGGGCGGGGGGCCGTACTCGCCAGGCACCCCATCCCCAGCAGAGCTCCGTGTCAGCCTCTGGTGGTGCTTCCCTGTGCTCTCTGCGTCCCACCTGGCCCAGCCCGTGTGATGCCCGCGCAGACCCGCGGCACAGGGCCTGTCCTCTGGCTGGGGCGGAAGTAGCACCACGCACACCTGGCAGGGTGGTCCCAGGTCCCtacccgcccgcccgcccgcccgcccgcacGGAGACCGGCGTGGGTGTCTTTGCTGAAGGAATTTATTGTTCGGAACTAACGTTGCTCACAGTTACTTGACAGGGGATACACGGGGTGGGGCTTGTCCGTTTCCGGGACGCCTGCGTGTGTCCCGAGTACAAAAGAGGAAGGCTAACGAGAGGTATTGCTTCCTGGTCCTCCGCTTGTACCGCGGCTTTTGCTGTTAGAggtgtttcattttttgttatgTATTGAAATCCCAGCCTGTGGTAGggggtcaatggaacagaagcatTAAAATCTATGCACGACGGGAGAGGCAGCAGGGCGGGCGGGAGAGACGCCAGATGCGAAGTGGACTTGTCCCAGCGAGGGCGCAGCCACACGTGCCTCACGGCCCCTCCGGGAACAGAGAGCACGCTGCCGAGGACGCCGCTACCGTTCTCTCTGtcctttgttgctttttgttttgttttgtttttaattttttttgtcattttagtaaaaaaaaaaaaaccctgcagtggCCCTGCCATCTTGCATGTGGTGTATAGGCGGCCGGCTCGGGCCTTCCTCCCGTCCCGCACTCGGACACAAAACCAAGATGGCCCCCAGCCCGGGCCTGGCGGAGGGGCCCTGGCCGTGCCCGGCCCCCACAGGACTGGAGTCGCTTCTCCACGGTAACGGCACAGAACCGGGGACGGAGCGAACCGTGCCGTtctctaaatatatttatatgcgTGTGTATAGTAAGAACCGGACTCAAAGCCTAGCCCTGCCCCGTGGtccgtcccccccaccccccgcggcCAACACCCTTCTCCAAaaacaaccaagaaaaaaagtttataaaaatatcttGCAGGAATTCTTTAAAGTTTACAGTAGCTTGCCGGCGCTGCATCGGCCGACTGCCCCCGCGGCCCCAGCACCCCGACCGCTCTGTCCACGGGGCACCTTGGCCCAGACCCCACCCTgcccaagacacacacacagacagacggCAGGACGGCGCTGCTGCTGCCCCTTCCCTGAACGGAGAAGTAAAGAAACTCAATAAGTTAAAACAGCAAGTAAATAATACTGATCTCGGCCTGCCctggggcgggcgggcgggcaggtgggcaggtgCTGCGGGGCCCCCGGGGTTTCTTTCCACCTGCAGCCCCCGGGCAGCTGGGGGGTGGGATGCGGCGAGGCAGGTGGGCGGCGCTGAGGTGCATGGACGTGGACGAGGAGGGAGCAGCAGGGAGGGGACGTGCCGAGGAGAGGCCGTGCCGGCCGGGCCAGACGGCTGCTTCACCCCCTTGGGCCTGCCCCGGAGGCCGGCCGGACCCGCCGGGGGCACTGGTCACCGCGCGTCCAGTCGGGTGGGCCCGAGGCGGCCTCCCGTCGGGGCCGGGTCCTCCTCCCCGTGGCCATGCGGAGCTGAAACTGGGCAGAGCTGGCGGGCGAGCAGGGCCTCACTGCCCAGTGGGCggcagcagcaggagaggagagagggcaggTCCACGGCAGCTGCCTTCGGTCAGCCGGTGTCCGGTGCAGAGCACGGAGGACGGCCTCGTGGAGATGACATGTTAACTTTTCGGGATAATTCCTGGTATCAGAGCGGAAACAGTGGCGTTGTCAGAGAcaggcagggagagagacagcgagagaaagagagagcgggCGCGGGCGGCCCAGACGCGGCTGTGGCCCCCGGtgccccctttcctttcctccccggCTTCACAACAGTCTAGACGGACAGACGGACGCGGCCCCGGGTCCACACCGGGCAGGCGGCGGGCGGGCGAGCGGGCGGCGAGGCGGCCTGGGGGCCACTGTCGGGGccgtgcagggggagggggctaTGTGTCTAAGGCTGCTctcggcgggcggcgggcggcccCGTCCTGGCCGTGTCCTTGCCCGCTGGGTACTCGGCGTCCCCTCCAGGGCCGGGGCCAGCGGCCGCGGAGTCCCCGAGTGGGCCGTGGGCACTCCGCTTGGCGGGCGTGCTGGGGGCCTGGGCCGCCTGCCCGTTCTTCTCGTCTGAAAAAAGTTGTTTAATTACGTCAAAGAAGTTACTCAATGGGCTGCCTGGGTGCACAGaacagaagacaaaagaaaaaaagaaaagagagaaaaggagggagggagggaagagagagaacaaCAGACGAATGAACGAAAGGCCCGTGAGGGGGTCCGAGCGGGTGAGCGGGGCCGCGGCAGCAAGCAGGGCAGGCGGCCAGTGGGGGCTCGAGGCCTCTGGGCTGCGGGGCGGAAGCTGGGGCCAGTGGGCACCTTCCTCCCTCGCCAGGCCTCCTGAAGGGCCGGCCCTCCCTCCACCTCAGCCTCGGCCTCCCAGTCAGCCCCGCAGCCTGGCCAGCGGGCCGGCCCAGCTCTGGAGACAGATGCGTAAAGGCCAGGGCCGAGCAGGACCCTGGGGCTGGCGGCCGGGGAGGCTGGAGCCAGCAGGCCTGCCACACTCCTCCCCGGAGGCCTGGAGCCCGGCCCCCAGCCAGCCCGGGTGGCACAGCGTGGACACAGAGGTCAGCAGTGGACAGACGGACGGATGGGTGGGTGGACAGGCATGGAGCTGGGGTGTAGGGGGGCTGGGCAGGCAGCCACAGTGGGGGCCCTGGTCCCAGAGGACATGTCTGGAGGGCAAGAAGGACGGGGCAGAAGCGGGGCCCCGCCCCACCCGGGGGCCTGTGCTCACGGTCCAGGTGCGCGACTGGGGTCACCTCAGTTCTACCTCCTAAACCTGGCCCCCACCTGAGCAGGAACGGGCAGGGCCCTCTCCCCGCCAGCTGCGGCAGGGCGAGCGGCTGGCGCACCTGCGGCCAGGCAGCTCAGGGCCTGGGCAGGAgccgctccccgcccccctccagTGGGCAGAGAGGGCATGACGCCAGCCTCCGGCCCAAGGACTAGGGGCCACCCTGACCCCCGGCCAGGGCCCAGACGTGGGACCCTTGCTGGCCTTGGGGCTTGGGCACCCTTTCCTGCTGAGCCTTGGGGTCCCTCCGTGGCCTGCCCTGATCCTAGGGCCAGGCCTGTGCCCGCCCTGGAGGGTGACTGAGGCTGCctgtggcaggggctggggggctgggcacGGCTGGGTGCCGTGGGGGCCAGCGAGGCCACGTGTGCATGTCCAGGCCCCTCGTGTACACAGGGATCCCAGGACAGCCCCGGGGGGTGGCGGGGCAGCACCCAGCCAGGAGCAggctgcagggggtgcaggggtGAGCGGTGGGGGTGACAGGCTGGGGGGGCCCAGGTGAGCGTGAGGGGTTCTTACCACATTTGGAAAGCCTCCCCGTCATCATTTCCATACAGTTAGTGGTGTCTGGAGCACAGAAcggagagaggggggagggagacgtgTGAAAAAGGCTTCCAGCTCAGACCTCAAGCTGGATGCTGCCTGCAGCCtcgggccaggccctgggggaggggcggagCCTGGAGTGGGGTTGAGGAGCTGTGGCCAAGGGGTGGGGCTCAGGTGGGTAGAGCCTGCAGTGGGCGGCTCAGAGAGGACGGGCTCAGCAGAGGGCCAGCCTGGAGTGGGGCCCCTCTCCTGGGCACTGGAGCGTCCAGCCTGGCCCGCCCTCCCTTCTGTCCTCTGGGCCCAGGACGCACGCCTTGGAGCCGAGAGGACCAGGTCCCCGGCTGCGGTCTACGCTGCCACCTCCGTGTCCTCACCCTGGCTCTCTGTGGCTCCCGTGGCCGCAAGGCTCCCATTCGCCCCTCAACTCACGGTGGCAcaccctctcccctctgctgGGCTTGGCAGTgttagggctgggggtggggaacgcAGCAGAGCCTGGGGTGGAGGGCGGCTGCCTCACGGCCCTCACTGGGgcctcccctccctgggctggGTTTGGAGTGGCCACCAGATCTCTCAGCCTGGTGCCCGAGGGGCCCCCgcttctgccccctcctccagtgGCTCTAGGACTGAGCTTGCTGGACAGGAGTGTCCAGTATGGCGGGGAGGGTGTTGGGAAAGGCTGACCCCTCGGGGAGGCCTGGGGACGGGGCCAAGGGATGGGCTGGGGTCCCGGAGTGGGCTCCCCAGGCCCAGGGCTCCCTGAAGGAAGGCAGGGGAGATGGGCTTGGCCCAGGGCAGGCACCCAACAGTCTCCAGGGACGGGGATGGGGCCCTGCAGAAGGGCCGTGCCCGCCCTGCTTACTGCTGGGCCTGGGACCTAGAGCAGGGCACGTTCGCCGACAGACAGAATGGTATCCCTTAGGGTGGGACTCTGCCTGGCCAGGAGCAAAGAGGGACCGTGGCGCTGGGCGGGGTGGGTGCTGTCCCCTGGGCGGCACACCAGGCCCCTTGCTTGCCTCCCTGGACAAGCTCTGTCCTTCCCCAGCCTCGGTTTCTCCCTCTGAGCACTGCTCTGCTCCGACGTGGAGGCCTTAAAGGCACCGGCCCCCGGGCCAGCCTGGCTCCCAGGGCCAGGGTGTCGGGGCCCCTCCAGCCCCAACCCACCAATAGGGCAGTGAGGCACACGCTGGGGGAGAAAAGGGGGGCAGGTGAAACACACACGATGGAATGAGGATGGCAGGGGCGGGTGGACGGTGGGGCGGGTCTGGCCTCTAGGACCCTACACAGAAGCACAGACGGCTGGCCACGGCGGGGCTCTgagaggtggggctgggctggACCCTGTGCTCCCCAGACCCCACACCCCGACACAGGCCTTGTGGTGAGCTGCCAGCTCCCGCTGAGCGCACGCGCGCCGCTCGCCCTCCCTAACAGCTCATGCACGTGCCCCCGGGGCTCACCCGCACCCACAGGGCTGCAGCCGCTCCCCGCCAGCTGCCGAGCGGCACAGACCCTCAGGCTCCTGGGCCCCTGGCGCCTGCAGGCCTGGGCAGCCCCATTCCTGTGTGGCCCCCCTCTAGGCCCAGCTGGGGAGCCCCTGCTTTGATTGGACCTCAGGGCCCCTGTGTCCTGCCCACCACGGGGAGAGTGGGTGGCGGACAGCCCCTCACATGCCAGCCAGTGTGGGCACCAGGCCCACAGCCCTGGAGAGTGCTACGTGTGGGGGACCCTTGAGGGTGGCAGGGCTCCCAGCAGCACCTTGGTCACTGCTCTGCCGGAGCCTGCTCTCGCTGGCCTGGGGCCAGGCTGCCCTGTGTCCAGCCGTTCGGCTGGGTGCTGGGCCTGCGGGGCCTGTCCAGGGCCGGGAGGTGGCCGCTGGACACACGGGTGGGCACAGGGTGCCTCCTCGGGGCCAGTCTGGCTCTCGCAGAGGACCTGCCcgcagcccctccctgccccagcggCGGGGCTGGACACCTTACCTGCCAGCGTCAGAGGCTACTCTCGTAGCTGGTGGCCACCTTCTGGCCCTTAAGCCCAGCACCCCAGCTTAGTCCCGGAGCTGGCGGGGGGGGGTCTACAGTGGACAAGAGGCGCCTTTCAGTGTGGCGTGCTGGGCCTACCCCCCTGGTGTGCAGAGACGGCCGGCCACCGTGCCGGGAGGGCCCTGCTCCCGGGGGTGCACGCGGAGGGCCCACACCCCATCGCCAGCCCTCAGGGCGGCCCTCACCTGACAAGTGCTGGGCAGAAGGCTGCTCGTGTGTACTCAGCAGCTGGGTCTGAATGGTCTCCACGACCCTCTTGAAGCGGCGGCTCgggcctgggggaggtggggggtgggtgaggcaggggcagggctggcccgGAGCCCCGCCCCCGGGAGCCCCCGCCCTCGGCCTCTGCCAGCCGCTCACCTGACAGGAGCGTGAACGTGACGGAGTAGACGCCGTTCTCCTTCTGCGCCGCCCCGCCCTCGGTGTAGGTGATGTCCACCTGGAACTTGACCGGCTTCTGGAACACCGCCGGGCCCCCCGTTGCCTTGTGCTCGGCCCGGAAGCTCGTCTGGGAGATGACGCTGTGGCTGAGGCTGGGGATCTGCGGGCAGTGGGTGGCGTGAGCGCGGCCTCGACTGGAGTCGCCAGAGGAAACCCCAGAGGACAGGGAGCCGGCCGCCGCCCGAGGCCCCAGCAGCACTGGCTCCCCAGGAGCCTCAGCCAGACGGAGCTCCGCACGGGTCACAGATGGGTCGCGACACGGCAGCAGAGCAGGGCTCTAAGGGGCGGGCGGGGAGGCCAGTGGGCAGCTGGAGGCCCCGCAGGCGGCAGCGAAGCCTGGGGCTAGAGCCCGCGCCCCGTATCGAGACAGAGCCCCCGGGGTTAAGGCCCCCGGCACCGCTGACAACAGCGCCCGCCACTCTGCCGGCTCCGCGGTCTGCGGCCCCGGGCGCAGGCGAGGGGCCTCTGCGTGACTGGGCC contains:
- the MOB2 gene encoding MOB kinase activator 2 — encoded protein: MLGDHSSVPTDRALLSQPPKTGLSCKMVLQAVGKVLRKSKAKPNGKKPVAEEKKVYLEPEYTKSRITDFGFKELVVLPREIDLNEWLASNTTTFFHHVNLQYSTISEFCTGEACQTMAVCNTQYYWYDERGKKVKCTAPQYVDFVMSSVQKLVTDEDVFPTKYGREFPSSFESLVKKICKYLFHVLAHIYSSHFKETLALELHGHLNTLYVHFILFAREFNLLDPKETAVMDDLTEVLCGGGGGGGRGGGDGAGGAAGAQNHVKER